The proteins below come from a single Deinococcus radiodurans R1 = ATCC 13939 = DSM 20539 genomic window:
- a CDS encoding TetR/AcrR family transcriptional regulator, translating into MTDPAPSPRPRRLSRAERQEQLLTVADRLFVAQGYEYTSIEDICRAAGVTRPVVYDHYSSKEGLYLACVRRTRAGYERDLTLAFADAESPREQLERAAGVYFGMVETDPQRWLLLYGGVAVPLTGELGQQLLELRLQTHLFVVEQLRRHVPEQPEERLEAAAVALSGIFEQLGLWWLRRPHLSRAQVVTLACDLGWNGPVRMLLD; encoded by the coding sequence ATGACCGACCCTGCCCCCTCACCCCGACCACGCCGCCTCAGCCGGGCAGAGCGGCAGGAACAACTGCTGACGGTGGCCGACCGGCTGTTCGTCGCGCAGGGGTACGAGTACACCAGCATCGAGGATATCTGCCGCGCGGCGGGGGTCACGCGGCCCGTCGTGTACGACCACTACAGCTCCAAGGAAGGGCTTTACCTCGCCTGCGTGCGCCGCACCCGCGCCGGCTATGAGCGCGACCTCACGCTGGCGTTCGCGGACGCCGAGAGCCCACGCGAGCAGCTCGAGCGCGCCGCCGGGGTCTATTTCGGTATGGTCGAGACCGACCCGCAGCGCTGGCTGCTGCTCTACGGGGGCGTAGCGGTTCCCCTGACCGGCGAACTGGGGCAGCAGTTGCTGGAGCTGCGGCTGCAAACGCATCTTTTTGTCGTGGAGCAGTTGCGCCGCCACGTGCCCGAGCAGCCCGAGGAACGCCTGGAAGCCGCCGCCGTCGCGCTCTCGGGCATCTTCGAGCAGCTCGGTCTGTGGTGGCTGCGCCGCCCGCACCTGAGCCGGGCGCAGGTGGTCACGTTGGCCTGCGACCTGGGCTGGAACGGGCCGGTGCGGATGTTGCTCGATTGA
- a CDS encoding AMP-binding protein, whose amino-acid sequence MTYTDSEELYLAELSRRQQESWPAGRPRVAEYPFGERPVTAYLHEWATRQPERAAIEFYGQTLTYAELDDLSDRLASWLEERGVLPGERVAVLLPNCPQFNVAFHGVLKRGAVFVPLSPLARGGELQHLLDEADPAALIVLDALWPVAEPHLAGRAVREVLHVGLAATLPDRPTLPLPDLLRAAAAQPAGQHDLFALLRGVTVRPQAEPALDSPAVINFSGGTTGLPKGCLHHHRDLIYTCASYCAVAVERSEHPVFLSFLPQFWIAGEDLGVLFPTFLGATLVLLTRWDAQAFLRAVPHYGVTITTLLVDQVDELLEHPAAAQTDFSSLRQVNAVSFMRKLNPDYRRRWAALTGSLIAEASYGMTETNTCDTFTTGFQKDDFDLLSQPTFVGLPVPGTEFKVCDFETGELRPFGEEGELCVRSPAVYKGSWRERRAESPGGWLHTGDSGIIDEQGLLHYLGRRREMIKVSGMSVFPGELEMLLGRHPAVSGVGVLGRPHERRGEEVVAFVVPRPGHDLSAAALSEWCRAEMAAYKVPTIYFLDELPLTATGKVDKKQLLPRLAELTGEAPGGGA is encoded by the coding sequence ATGACCTATACCGATTCCGAAGAGCTCTACCTCGCCGAACTCAGTCGCCGCCAGCAAGAGAGCTGGCCCGCTGGCCGCCCCCGCGTGGCCGAGTATCCGTTTGGCGAGCGGCCCGTCACCGCGTACCTGCACGAGTGGGCGACGCGCCAGCCTGAGCGCGCCGCTATCGAGTTTTACGGGCAGACCCTCACCTACGCCGAACTCGACGACCTGAGCGACCGGCTGGCGTCGTGGCTCGAAGAACGCGGCGTCTTGCCGGGCGAGCGGGTCGCCGTCTTGCTGCCCAACTGCCCGCAGTTCAATGTGGCTTTTCACGGGGTGCTCAAGCGCGGCGCCGTGTTCGTGCCGCTCAGTCCGCTGGCGCGGGGCGGCGAGTTGCAGCACCTGCTCGACGAGGCCGACCCCGCCGCCCTGATCGTGCTCGACGCGCTGTGGCCGGTGGCCGAGCCGCACCTCGCCGGGCGCGCCGTCCGCGAAGTGCTGCACGTCGGACTGGCGGCGACGCTGCCTGACAGGCCCACCCTGCCGCTGCCGGACTTGCTGCGGGCCGCCGCCGCGCAACCGGCAGGCCAGCACGACCTGTTCGCGCTGCTGCGCGGGGTCACGGTGCGCCCACAGGCCGAGCCGGCGCTCGATTCGCCCGCAGTCATCAACTTTTCCGGCGGCACCACCGGGTTGCCCAAGGGCTGCCTGCACCACCACCGCGACCTGATCTACACCTGCGCGTCCTACTGCGCGGTGGCGGTGGAGCGGAGCGAGCATCCGGTGTTTCTGAGCTTCCTGCCGCAGTTCTGGATTGCGGGCGAAGACCTCGGCGTGCTGTTTCCGACCTTTCTGGGCGCGACGCTGGTGCTGCTGACGCGCTGGGACGCCCAGGCTTTTTTGCGGGCGGTGCCGCACTACGGCGTAACGATCACGACCCTGCTGGTGGATCAGGTGGACGAACTGCTGGAGCATCCGGCGGCGGCGCAGACCGATTTTTCCTCGCTGCGGCAGGTGAACGCCGTGTCGTTCATGCGTAAGCTCAACCCCGACTACCGCCGCCGCTGGGCCGCGTTGACCGGCAGTCTCATTGCCGAGGCGAGCTACGGCATGACCGAGACGAACACTTGCGACACCTTCACTACCGGGTTTCAGAAGGATGACTTCGACCTGCTCAGCCAGCCGACTTTCGTGGGGCTGCCGGTGCCGGGGACCGAGTTCAAGGTGTGCGACTTCGAAACCGGCGAGCTGCGGCCCTTCGGCGAGGAGGGCGAACTGTGCGTCCGCAGTCCGGCGGTCTACAAGGGCTCGTGGCGCGAGCGCCGCGCCGAGTCACCGGGCGGCTGGCTGCACACCGGCGACAGCGGCATCATCGACGAGCAGGGGCTGCTGCACTACCTGGGCCGGCGGCGCGAGATGATCAAGGTGAGCGGCATGAGCGTGTTTCCCGGCGAACTGGAAATGCTGCTGGGCCGGCACCCGGCGGTGAGCGGCGTCGGCGTGCTGGGGCGCCCGCACGAGCGGCGCGGCGAGGAAGTCGTCGCCTTCGTCGTGCCGCGTCCGGGCCACGACCTGTCGGCCGCAGCCCTGAGCGAGTGGTGCCGCGCCGAGATGGCGGCCTACAAGGTGCCCACCATCTATTTCCTCGACGAGTTGCCCCTGACGGCCACCGGCAAGGTGGACAAAAAGCAGCTGTTGCCGCGCCTGGCCGAGCTGACGGGCGAGGCGCCGGGCGGCGGCGCATGA
- a CDS encoding cytochrome-c peroxidase, protein MRKPPLIFGALSAVAAVLGLGVLPVSARVADPGEAARAALGRELFYAPVLSSDGKVSCSSCHQQSHAFTDGRATSLGTFGRSGKRSAPSLVNVAYRTRLFWHGGSPSLELQALGPLSDPNEHGFEPEDTVRVLRGDPYFARRFQEVFGEAPRLLTLTQALAAFERTLVSYGSPYDRYSAGDAAALTPAQVRGMDLFFDKAECFHCHAGRNFSDNLPHNNGSLLFNEDIGLAQLTGADEDVGKFITPTLRNVALTAPYMHAGQMKTLREVVQHYNEGGQPNPNTDPLVRPLGLTDAEVNDLVSFLEVLTDPTVATNPAFGPPEHR, encoded by the coding sequence ATGCGAAAGCCCCCTCTCATTTTTGGTGCTCTGAGCGCTGTGGCCGCCGTGCTCGGCCTGGGTGTCCTGCCCGTTTCGGCGCGGGTGGCCGACCCCGGCGAAGCGGCGCGGGCCGCGCTGGGCCGCGAGCTGTTTTACGCCCCGGTGCTGAGCAGCGACGGCAAGGTGTCGTGTTCCAGTTGCCACCAGCAAAGCCACGCGTTTACCGATGGCCGCGCCACCAGTCTCGGGACTTTTGGGCGCAGCGGCAAACGCAGCGCGCCCAGCCTGGTCAACGTGGCCTACCGCACCCGGTTGTTCTGGCACGGCGGCAGCCCCAGCCTGGAACTTCAGGCGCTCGGGCCGCTGTCCGACCCCAACGAGCACGGCTTCGAGCCGGAAGACACCGTGCGGGTGCTCAGGGGCGACCCCTATTTCGCCCGGCGCTTTCAGGAGGTGTTCGGCGAGGCGCCCCGGCTGCTCACGCTGACGCAGGCCCTCGCGGCGTTCGAGCGTACCCTGGTCAGCTACGGCTCGCCGTATGACCGCTACTCGGCGGGCGACGCGGCGGCGCTGACCCCGGCGCAGGTGCGCGGCATGGACCTCTTCTTCGACAAGGCCGAGTGTTTTCACTGCCACGCCGGGCGCAATTTCAGCGACAACCTGCCGCACAACAACGGCTCGCTGCTGTTCAACGAAGACATCGGCCTCGCGCAGCTTACCGGCGCCGACGAGGACGTGGGCAAGTTCATCACGCCCACGCTGCGCAACGTGGCCCTCACCGCGCCCTACATGCACGCCGGACAGATGAAGACCCTGCGCGAAGTCGTGCAGCACTACAACGAGGGCGGTCAGCCCAACCCCAACACCGACCCGCTGGTGCGTCCGCTGGGTCTGACCGATGCCGAAGTGAACGACCTCGTTTCCTTTCTGGAAGTGCTGACCGACCCGACCGTCGCCACCAACCCGGCCTTCGGGCCCCCGGAGCACCGATGA
- a CDS encoding GGDEF domain-containing protein → MNERPATIEELICAAEARLRADPTQVKTVIEDLAHLEAQGYPAGPATVLIFDGNARVMSGDFAGARPVLEKGLALSTELEEPTLQVRALTGLAVLHVGTGAYGQALEYHMQSMQLARTLENGGLLSRSLIYVGSLYAALRNFEQAQAYHREAVEHAASAGRSTFMARLALATDEAQLGHLEEALQQRRELLVEARQTASRAEEAFVLADLAANLLQLDQRAEARQLASEALKRAEALGLQLEKGQALIILASLDIREGQFESAHQALHEVLEIGQRLASIQLLIPVHEELSRLFEQQGDFAGALRHTRVHYELKSSELTRLAERRSQVLEAELKVELLRQQAEEKERQNLALVAINEHLRETQKRLQYAATHDALTGLLVRTALEETVEDDLLLSPERRRALFMIDVDHFKQINDALGHHVGDRFLQELARRLRGALRPTDIVARQGGDEFTIYLRELDSPEEAVALGQQLLRDIAAPVQVEGHLLNVTVSIGIAVYPDDGRDVMTLEKHADLALYRAKEQRHQVCRFQKPAD, encoded by the coding sequence ATGAACGAACGACCGGCAACCATAGAGGAGCTGATCTGCGCCGCAGAAGCCAGGCTGCGGGCCGACCCGACGCAAGTGAAGACCGTCATTGAGGATTTGGCCCACCTCGAAGCGCAGGGGTATCCCGCAGGGCCGGCCACCGTTCTGATTTTCGACGGCAACGCCAGGGTCATGTCCGGCGATTTTGCGGGCGCCCGACCTGTGTTGGAAAAAGGCCTCGCCCTCAGCACCGAGCTGGAGGAACCGACCTTGCAGGTGCGCGCCCTGACTGGACTGGCCGTTTTACACGTCGGCACCGGAGCCTATGGTCAGGCGCTGGAATACCACATGCAGAGTATGCAACTGGCACGCACCCTGGAGAACGGTGGGCTGCTGAGCCGCTCCCTGATTTATGTGGGGAGTCTCTACGCCGCCCTGCGGAATTTTGAGCAGGCACAGGCCTACCACAGAGAGGCCGTGGAGCACGCGGCCTCTGCCGGGCGTTCCACCTTTATGGCCCGCCTGGCGCTGGCCACCGACGAAGCGCAGCTGGGCCATCTGGAAGAAGCGCTCCAGCAACGCCGTGAATTGTTGGTCGAGGCCCGTCAAACCGCATCGCGTGCTGAAGAAGCGTTCGTGCTGGCCGACCTCGCCGCAAACCTGTTGCAGCTTGACCAGCGGGCCGAAGCGCGGCAGCTCGCCAGTGAGGCACTGAAGCGGGCCGAAGCGCTCGGCTTGCAGCTGGAAAAGGGGCAGGCCCTCATCATCCTGGCCAGTCTGGATATACGAGAAGGCCAGTTCGAAAGCGCCCACCAGGCTCTCCATGAAGTCCTGGAGATCGGGCAGCGGCTGGCCTCCATTCAGCTCCTCATCCCTGTCCATGAGGAACTCTCCAGGCTCTTCGAACAGCAGGGCGACTTTGCCGGTGCCCTACGACATACCCGCGTCCACTACGAACTGAAGTCGAGCGAGCTCACGCGGCTCGCCGAGCGCCGCAGTCAGGTGCTGGAAGCCGAGCTCAAGGTCGAACTGTTGCGGCAACAGGCCGAGGAAAAAGAGCGGCAGAACCTCGCCCTGGTCGCCATCAACGAGCACCTGCGCGAGACCCAGAAACGCCTGCAATACGCCGCCACCCACGACGCCCTGACCGGCCTGCTGGTCCGCACCGCCCTGGAAGAAACCGTGGAGGACGATCTGCTGCTCAGCCCCGAGCGTCGGCGCGCCCTGTTCATGATCGACGTGGACCATTTTAAGCAGATCAACGACGCGCTCGGACACCATGTCGGCGACCGCTTTCTGCAAGAACTGGCCCGGCGGCTGCGGGGCGCCCTGCGGCCCACGGACATCGTTGCCCGGCAGGGCGGGGACGAATTCACGATTTATCTGCGCGAGCTCGACTCGCCGGAAGAAGCGGTCGCGCTGGGCCAGCAATTGCTGCGCGACATCGCCGCGCCTGTGCAGGTGGAGGGCCACCTCCTCAACGTGACCGTGTCCATCGGCATCGCCGTGTATCCCGACGACGGGCGAGACGTGATGACCCTGGAAAAGCACGCCGACCTCGCCCTGTACCGCGCCAAAGAGCAGCGGCATCAGGTGTGCCGGTTCCAGAAGCCGGCGGACTGA
- a CDS encoding CopD family protein has translation MSRLLLFLGLALLLGGAAARRWLAPVPLRWLSTGLALLFVGAGLSVYQPLRELGLLAPADVLDYLTAVSAGRAALVLLLAATLFLVAEVQKLPALILAGLGGWALWGMAGIGHGGVHGDAVRGLHALHAGAMSIWLGGLGALLRVPAPERLAVARRFSPVAAACVGLLVLTGLGMSLEHIHSLRVLQSTPYGQTLLLKLLAFVGVLGAAFTVRRSLASTGPGRRLSLEVLALVAVLLLTARLGGLPLVH, from the coding sequence GTGAGCCGCCTGCTGCTGTTTCTCGGCCTGGCGCTGCTGCTCGGCGGTGCGGCGGCGCGGCGCTGGCTCGCTCCGGTGCCGCTGCGCTGGCTCAGTACAGGCCTCGCCCTGCTGTTTGTGGGCGCGGGCCTGAGCGTGTACCAACCGCTGCGTGAACTGGGCCTGCTCGCCCCCGCCGACGTGCTGGACTACCTGACGGCGGTGAGTGCGGGCCGGGCAGCGCTCGTGCTGTTGCTGGCGGCCACACTTTTTCTGGTGGCAGAAGTCCAAAAGCTCCCGGCGCTCATTCTGGCTGGGCTGGGCGGCTGGGCGCTGTGGGGCATGGCGGGCATCGGGCACGGCGGCGTGCATGGCGACGCGGTGCGCGGCCTCCATGCCCTCCACGCGGGCGCCATGAGCATCTGGCTGGGCGGGTTGGGCGCTCTGCTGCGCGTGCCTGCTCCTGAGCGGCTGGCAGTGGCACGGCGTTTTTCCCCGGTGGCCGCCGCGTGTGTCGGCCTGCTGGTGCTGACCGGCCTGGGCATGAGCCTGGAACATATTCACTCGCTGCGCGTGCTGCAAAGCACCCCCTACGGCCAGACCCTGCTGCTCAAGCTGCTGGCCTTTGTCGGGGTATTAGGTGCGGCCTTCACCGTGCGCCGTTCCCTTGCCAGCACCGGGCCGGGGCGCCGGCTGAGTCTGGAAGTGCTGGCCCTGGTCGCCGTGCTGCTGCTGACGGCGCGACTGGGGGGGCTGCCGCTGGTGCATTAA
- a CDS encoding copper resistance CopC family protein has protein sequence MKKLTKLFLVLALSSSALAHTAVTSIQPGAHQTVTAPKVVSMSFNEAIPLKFATFKVFPLPAGDKLSLNRAAAALTKTALLDRADADRRADTWAGGSGDATGVRVPLKPDLKAGAYALVWRFLSDDGHVVTGQSVFYVR, from the coding sequence ATGAAAAAATTGACCAAGCTGTTCCTCGTCCTCGCGCTGTCTTCATCTGCTCTCGCCCACACGGCGGTCACCAGCATTCAGCCGGGGGCGCACCAGACCGTCACCGCGCCCAAAGTCGTGTCCATGAGCTTCAACGAAGCGATTCCCCTCAAGTTCGCCACGTTCAAGGTGTTTCCGCTGCCGGCGGGCGACAAGCTCAGCCTCAACCGGGCCGCAGCGGCGCTCACAAAAACGGCCCTGCTCGACAGGGCGGACGCCGACCGGCGGGCCGACACCTGGGCGGGCGGCAGCGGTGACGCCACAGGGGTGAGGGTGCCGCTCAAGCCGGACCTGAAAGCCGGGGCCTACGCGCTCGTGTGGCGCTTCCTGTCCGACGACGGGCATGTGGTGACCGGCCAGAGCGTGTTTTATGTGCGGTGA
- a CDS encoding MBL fold metallo-hydrolase: MFFERFYDTDLAQASYMVGCQRTGECLVIDPVRDVQQYLEKAASQRLRVTHVTETHIHADYLSGSRELAAATGAQLLLPGEGGAEWRYDFGDQKLHHGDVFWVGNVKVEVRHTPGHTPESLSFLVTDTPRGDVPVMCFTGDFVFVGDVGRPDLLDEAAGGVETRFVGARQMFASLRDQFLTLPDGVQVWPAHGSGSACGKALGAVPSTTVGYERALAWWAPYVERGDEQGFTDELLSGQPDAPLYYGRMKTQNRAGPTVLGEVSALPQLSAAEVERQLAAGALLIDTRPREQHQAAAPRRSVNLPVGNTFETWSGWLLRPEDGDYVLLAASAEQAEALRRRLWMVGLDNVSGFITSTDGLDTAPQRPFAPADLPQHKDALVLDVRKKTEYDAGHIPGARQLHAGRLPWKLGELPQEQEIVVHCQSGARSAAAASFLRARGFNVSELAGGYEAWEKAQG; this comes from the coding sequence ATGTTCTTTGAACGCTTTTACGACACCGACCTCGCTCAGGCGTCTTACATGGTGGGGTGCCAGCGGACTGGCGAATGTCTCGTCATTGACCCGGTGCGCGACGTTCAGCAGTACCTGGAGAAGGCCGCCTCACAGCGCCTGCGCGTGACCCACGTCACCGAGACCCACATCCACGCCGACTACCTCTCGGGCAGCCGCGAACTCGCCGCCGCGACCGGGGCGCAGTTGCTGCTGCCCGGCGAGGGCGGCGCCGAGTGGCGCTACGACTTCGGCGACCAGAAGCTGCACCACGGCGACGTTTTTTGGGTCGGCAACGTCAAGGTGGAGGTGCGGCATACCCCCGGCCACACACCCGAGAGCCTTTCCTTTCTGGTGACCGATACCCCCCGGGGCGACGTGCCGGTGATGTGTTTTACCGGCGACTTCGTGTTCGTGGGCGATGTGGGCCGCCCCGACCTGCTCGACGAGGCGGCGGGCGGTGTGGAGACCCGGTTTGTGGGCGCCCGGCAGATGTTCGCCTCGCTGCGCGACCAGTTTCTGACTCTGCCAGACGGCGTGCAGGTGTGGCCCGCACACGGCAGCGGCAGCGCGTGCGGCAAGGCGCTCGGGGCGGTGCCGAGCACCACCGTCGGCTACGAGCGAGCGCTGGCGTGGTGGGCGCCTTACGTGGAGCGCGGCGACGAACAGGGCTTCACGGATGAACTGCTGAGCGGCCAGCCCGACGCCCCGCTGTACTACGGGCGCATGAAGACGCAAAACCGGGCCGGCCCCACCGTGCTGGGCGAGGTGTCCGCGCTGCCGCAGCTCAGCGCCGCCGAGGTCGAGCGCCAACTCGCGGCGGGCGCACTCCTCATTGATACCCGTCCGAGAGAACAACATCAGGCCGCCGCGCCCCGACGCAGCGTGAATCTTCCCGTCGGCAACACCTTCGAGACCTGGAGCGGCTGGCTGTTGCGCCCTGAGGACGGCGATTATGTCCTGCTGGCCGCAAGCGCCGAGCAAGCCGAGGCCCTGCGCCGCCGCCTGTGGATGGTCGGGCTGGACAACGTGAGCGGCTTCATCACCAGCACCGACGGCCTGGACACGGCGCCGCAGCGCCCCTTCGCGCCCGCCGACTTGCCGCAGCACAAAGATGCCCTGGTACTGGACGTCCGCAAAAAGACCGAGTACGACGCGGGGCACATCCCCGGCGCCAGGCAGCTTCACGCCGGGCGGCTGCCCTGGAAGCTCGGCGAATTGCCCCAAGAGCAGGAAATCGTGGTCCACTGCCAGAGCGGGGCACGCAGCGCGGCGGCGGCGAGTTTCCTGCGGGCGCGCGGCTTCAACGTGAGCGAACTCGCGGGCGGCTACGAGGCCTGGGAGAAGGCGCAGGGTTAA
- a CDS encoding MbnP family protein: MQKLVALLTTALLGSAAAAPLSLTLSLTDGQTPFLLDTALKVAGQDLTVQEVKFYVSDVALVRADGTEVPVRGLSLAQLKKGATPQNIEIFKGEAPAGTYRGLRFNVGVPRALNHADATTAKAPLSLEQGMYWAWNSGYIFFTLLGESNGVKVANHVGGDSHRITVDLTDLQKPGTALRVAADGLTVPVSLDLQKLYAAGVGGAWDFSRAQYQQVHFGPVADQFYANVAGAFSRADGANANPVYRGAPAPAGAAAPTAPAMSMPMPAMPGQPQH, encoded by the coding sequence ATGCAAAAACTCGTCGCTCTGCTGACGACGGCGCTGCTCGGAAGCGCCGCCGCCGCGCCCCTCTCCCTCACGCTGTCGCTCACCGATGGACAGACCCCGTTCCTGCTTGACACTGCGCTCAAGGTCGCGGGCCAGGACCTCACCGTGCAGGAAGTCAAGTTCTATGTTTCCGATGTCGCCTTGGTGCGGGCCGACGGCACCGAGGTGCCGGTGCGGGGGCTCAGCCTCGCGCAACTGAAAAAGGGCGCCACACCGCAGAACATCGAGATTTTCAAGGGCGAAGCGCCCGCCGGGACGTACCGGGGCCTGCGCTTCAACGTGGGCGTGCCACGCGCCCTGAACCACGCCGACGCGACCACCGCCAAAGCCCCGCTGAGCCTGGAACAGGGCATGTACTGGGCGTGGAACAGCGGTTACATCTTCTTCACGCTGCTCGGCGAGTCGAACGGGGTCAAGGTGGCGAACCACGTCGGCGGCGACAGTCACCGCATCACCGTGGACCTGACCGACCTGCAAAAACCCGGCACGGCGCTCCGGGTGGCGGCTGACGGTCTGACCGTGCCCGTCTCGCTCGACCTGCAAAAGCTGTACGCGGCGGGCGTCGGCGGCGCGTGGGACTTTTCGCGCGCCCAGTACCAGCAGGTGCATTTCGGCCCGGTGGCCGACCAGTTCTACGCCAACGTGGCGGGTGCGTTCAGTCGGGCCGACGGCGCCAATGCCAATCCGGTCTACCGGGGCGCCCCGGCTCCGGCGGGCGCGGCGGCTCCCACAGCGCCGGCCATGTCTATGCCTATGCCCGCCATGCCCGGACAGCCCCAGCACTGA